The Elaeis guineensis isolate ETL-2024a chromosome 11, EG11, whole genome shotgun sequence genomic interval CCGGTTCTCCGTCGGTCCGATATGATACggggtgtaccggccggttcggcacggtatggaAAACCTTGCCTTGCACATCTAGTGTGATTGCATACTCACTTCTTATGTTAACGGAGTCGCATGAGAAAACTCTTGTCACAAACAATCTTTACAACAATAATAGTTCTTTATGATACGGATGCAGAATAAAGGAGGGAACAGTACAGGTACAGTAGAACattctgaaaaaaataataaacgaTTAAAAAACTATATTCTTTACCATTTGTATTTTGGCATAAATAATACGGAATAATGAAATATTACACCTTTTTCCTTTGAACAAGTACTTTGTGTCACACCTTATACTTGAGCAAAGCCCTAGTCTAAGCTTATTCAGTGTCAATGTACTGGTGGATTTATGTTatattcttcaaaaatatatCTTGTTAAGTTGTTTAGGCCGTGTTTGCGGTTGTGCATAAGGAAAATCTGAGTTAGTTGTTTTGTTTCTCTGTATTCTTCTGGATTTGACTTTATACTGTTTATATGAATAAGTCTGTAACTTTGTATGGTTGGAAACTGTGAATAAACTGGAACAGCTGCAAACGTTATTTGGCTGGATAGTTTGAAATAAATGAATAGCTGTTAATTTTTTGGCAATTCGAGATGAATTAAACTCTCTCAAGAATTGAACAGAGTTACTTGACCCCCCTGCTGGCCGAATAGATTTAGGCAGCGTAATGTGGTTATATACCCACTAAAGTTATTTCAGTTCAAGGCACATATAAATTTGCTGTTTGCCTGATTAACTCCCTTATTCAGAACTTATTCAGGGTTTATCTACAAACTATACTCAACTTCGGTCGCTAATTGTGCTAGTTGATCATTTAGTTGTTAAACCTAGTTAAGAGCTAGGTGATAGTTGTGCTTTTGATTTGTAATTCATGAGCTTGTGCTAATTAAATGATACAATGGTCACTGATTGTAATGTCCGGGTGCGAAATTTTTGAATTAGTATGACATGATTGCAGCTGCTCGTAAACTTTCAGATATATAGGGGTGAAACACATTGTATATTTGCTTCAGTCTAATAAGGCCTTTCAAACTATTGAACTACATGTCGTAGTGACTTTACCTTGAATGTTATGATTCTTAGATTCTGTGTTTCTAACTGCAGGCAAGCAAAAAGATAGCCGATGCAAAGCTTGCAAAAGATTTCCAAGCAGTTCTGAAAGAGTTTCAGAAAGCTCAAAGGCTTGCAGCTGAGAGGGAAACTGCTTATGCCCCTTTTGTTCCCCAAGTAGTTCTTCCTTCACGGTACATTAATTGGACTGATATACTCACTCAGCTTGTATAAGTGGTCTCAAAATGTTATCATTATGATTGTCAGTtatatgtgtgtttgtgtgtgtgtgtgtgtgtgtgtgtttgggtTGTATCAAGCTATTTGACATAAACTTTATGTATTTTCATGAATTCTCATCAGTAACTTGTAGTTGTCATAgtagtttgtctattttcaatGCTGAATACCTGCTTATTACATTATCATTACCTGATACACATGATCTATGAGCCTTGCTGATGATGTCATTGATGTAccctgtatatgtgtgtgtgtgtgtgtgtgtatataagtatatatatttcttttttgtTTGCAGCTATACGGCTAGTGAGGTAGATGTCAGTGCTGATAAAACACCCGAACAGCGTGCACTGCTTGTGGAATCCAGGAGGTGAGCGAGTCTttcaattttatattttgatgCATAATAAACATATAGTTGAGTGAGTTTGTGAAATTGTCATGCTTGGCACAAGACGTCCATGGTACTGATATTTAAACACTTCTAGATGCTGTGCCAGATATTATTTGGCACCGGCACCTTGCACATGCAACTTTTGAATTTCTTGCAGTTCTTTTTAAATTCAAGTTGACCTTGCATGTTACCAGCATTTTGAGAACCCAGCTGCGTGAGAGCAAAATTTTCAATTGTTGCTCTTTCTTGAATTATCAATGTTTATGAATTcaacaaccccccccccccccccctctctctctctgtgtgtgtgtgaatTTTTGGTTATTGATCACTTACAGTTTTTAGATGGCTGCCATCTAATTCCCGGATACAAATCATCATGCATTGGCTTCTTCTCTGACATGCATATGTAACTATTCTATACAGGTTTTGGAGACAttattgtaattttatttttttgtggcaTTGTAGGCAAGAGGTATTGCAGTTGGACAATGAAATTGTCTTCAATGAAGCAATCATTGAGGAGAGAGAACAAGGCATACAGGAGATTCAGCAGCAGATCGGCGAGGTGAATGAAATTTTCAAAGACCTTGCTGTGTTGGTTCATGACCAAGGAGCTATGATTGGTAAGTTGCACATCCTAGCATTGCCATCTGAAAGTAACTTTACTGCTAATTGACTGATGTTTCTTCATCACCTGTGTCAGATGATATCGACTCGAACATCGAGAACTCTGTGGCAGCAACCGCACAGGCAAAGACTCAACTTTCCAAAGCATCCAAAACACAAAAGTCCAATTCATCTCTGGTATGTCTTAATCCGCCTAATATATCTAGTTTTAATATAATTTAGCACCCTTTTCTTGACCCGCTGTTGTTGATTTGATCAGACATGCTTGCTCTTAGTAATCTTTGGGGTGGTGCTACTCATTGTGATCATAGTCCTTGCAGCATGATCTTCGAAAGTGGAAGTCACATCTGATCAATGGTTCCATCAAAAATTACCTGAGATATTATGTTATGCTCTCAGGCAGTGTGGTAATCTTGGCCTAGTAGGGGTTGTGGTATATCGATATCTCGTTGATGTTAAATGGTATATATATAATGCAGTGGTTTTTGGTGATGTAAAATTGTTTCAGTTGCTTTGTCTTGTGGTTCCTTATCATGTTGTCGGTGCAAGTGTGGGGGCCTGGAACTGTCTGGACGAGGAACTAACAGCTGACTCTTGCATATTTGGTATATGTCAATAAAATCAATATTCTTTGATTATGTTCCTTTTTCTAGCTGAAAGGAAGTTTCCGGCACTCATGAAGCTTCCATTGTGTTGTTGGCACCTGAGCCAGACTCCTAACTCCATGTGTACTCGTTGTGTTTCGAAAATGGTTATTATTAGAATAATGCTGTGGTGACCCAAAATTCTTGCGGAAGTTACATGATTGTGTAGGTTTCAGGTTAGTATATTTATTGACACATTATACAGTGTTAAATCGGGTGATCGGTCCTTGAATCATTCAGCGGTTTATTTCTCATGTTACTTGAGCATGAAAGTGTCATGTTACTCGAGCATTTCTGTTCGCATCGAGGGTGATTGAACCATAACAATCATCTTGGGCCTGTCAGGTAAGTTTCCCGTCTTCGAGAACTCAAGAAGAAAGACGAGCATGACCAAGGAATATGTATGATTGGACAAACTTTAGAGCTTCTGGTAGTAAAAACCATCTGATTTTTGAGCTCTGTAGTTCTCTTTTATGGAGTTCTTAAGAACGTAATTCTGAAGACATGTTCCATTAGCATAAAATTAGTTGGTGTTTGTATAAAGGTACCACTGGATGTGGAGGAATGCGGGATAAAGGGGTGTGTAGCAAGTGAGACGTGCGGTGTGGTAAAACAGAGCTTGGTGCTCCAAGCCATTCATGTATTATTAATATTAGTTAAACTTTATCATTAAACCAGCATTATTTAGTTCACCATTGAGGAGGCACGAGGCTGCACGTATCCTGCTTCAACACACGTGCATGTGCGTACCTGAGTTGCAACGAATTGCTATGATGCCCCACTCCCACCCTGTCCAAATTCCCACCATCACCACCAGAAGCCACCATCTCAATACTCCCAACTGGGTGCAGGAACTAGGCGCCTGCAGTGGGTTATACTCGTTGAACTAGGATTCTATACCGGGAAAGTAACAAAGAGCTGAGGAGACCAAAGGCCGAAGTTCACCATGCAGATGCTAGATCTCCCACGAGAACCATCTTATTATAACATCAGTATTGCTGCTATGAATATTGATTCAAATGCTGGTACGTCTCCTGTATTATGTTTATTGATAGAATCGGTACGGCAGATCTTGCTAAAAAGAGTAGTATTCAATGTACCCTCTTCCATCATCCCAGGGAATGCTCCGGACGGTGGTCCAGCCATTCTTTTCTGAATGCTACCACCCTTTTGAGCTGGAACAAGTTCCATGAAGCAAGGGGAGACATGCATTTACTACCACAACAATGTCTCTTGGCTGTGGTTGTCGTTTCTTCGACCTATAAttgtttgcatttttttttttttttgtttatgtgAACCTTGTTGTGACCTCACATGCACCTCAGCATCAGTCTTTTCTGGTGAAGACAAATTTGGAGCATCCTCTGACTTGTTGTTGGCAATTTGAATATAGAAATTGGTAGGTGAGATCCAGAGTGATACCATCAATCCCGTCATCCACCACGCCACAATGCTAGACACCCATGTCAGTCCGGTGAACAGAACGATAATCTGATGGGTGATCGTTGTCTGTACTCCGATGACAATATTAAATGTACACAGAATGCCTTGCTTTACCGGTGACCGAGGTAACAGTGGGGAGGCAAAAGCAGCACCCTTGCTTTCGCTGGCCCCTCATCTGGAGACTGAAGCCAGGGATGGAGGCCTTGCTTGGATGTTGCTTCCGGTTATCATTTCAATGGTGTCAGGAAAACAAAATAATTTCCCAGCCCGGTTGGATGTTGGTGGTAAAGAGCTTTAAGTGCGAGGGAGAGAAATTAGGTTATCATGCCCTCACGACGGGAACGAAAAGCTCGGGACGGGGAAAATAAGGTCTTACTAAGTAAAGGTCATGCCGGGTATTCAGCATTGCTGAGGCAAAAATTTATGGCTAAAAAAGCTTGATTTTTGTTAATTATGAtcgtaaatttatatatattatatgagatCCATATTTTTATAGATGTATTAAATCAGTCTCAAAATATGCGGCATCATCATatgagatcaaaaaaatatcaatctCAAAGCATCAAATTCCAGCAGATCAATTTATTGATTAGCAGATTCAGCTCGATATTTTATCGATCTAAATAAAGAACATCCTTGTATTCTGTCTGGATGATGTCTCGACTGACAAGAGAATATTTAGATCGAATATTTACCGATCTAAATCTCGGTGCTTTCCTTATCCGGAATGACTATTATAGCATCTCTATCTCACCCTGATCATATACCGAAAAGAACTATTATACTGACAGATTTAGTCATTCTGCGAACGTCCATCGTGATTTCTGCAACCCAGCCACAGCTGGCCATGATCTCATATCCAGCTCATATGCACAGTTGTACGCCAGCTCACTTACAGGTGATTCTCTAATCGCCTAACAAACTTCTCTGACAGCCTAACAAATTTTGAAACGGCCTCCTCACCCCTTCATAAATAGAGGATTAGGGATCCTCCATAGATAAGTTCTGCTCTCTGAAATCAAGGAAGACTTTGCTGGTAGGAAATTAGGCTAACATCTTGGCTCCTACTCAATTCTCTTCTTGTTCTACTCAATCTCTCTtgctctttcacttttttctacCTCTGTTCTCAAGGCTCGAACTAACTTCAGTATTGGAGAGTCAAAAATCGAAGAATCCCCATCCGGTTTCTTGATTGATTTTGTAGATTGAAAAAATTCTCACCAGATCACAAGGATCACTTCTGCCTAGTTTCACTCGATTCGATCCGTCCTACTCCAAATTTTGAGCCTTACAGTA includes:
- the LOC105053516 gene encoding syntaxin-22 isoform X2 yields the protein MSFEDVEAGRPLAGRRDLVNGRQDPTQAVTAGVFQITTAVATFQRLVNTLGTPKDTPELARKLHKTRLHIGQLVKDTSAKLKQASETDHRAEVSASKKIADAKLAKDFQAVLKEFQKAQRLAAERETAYAPFVPQVVLPSRYTASEVDVSADKTPEQRALLVESRRQEVLQLDNEIVFNEAIIEEREQGIQEIQQQIGEVNEIFKDLAVLVHDQGAMIDDIDSNIENSVAATAQAKTQLSKASKTQKSNSSLTCLLLVIFGVVLLIVIIVLAA
- the LOC105053516 gene encoding syntaxin-22 isoform X1, giving the protein MRSMRTKFISLFFEGHKTRLHIGQLVKDTSAKLKQASETDHRAEVSASKKIADAKLAKDFQAVLKEFQKAQRLAAERETAYAPFVPQVVLPSRYTASEVDVSADKTPEQRALLVESRRQEVLQLDNEIVFNEAIIEEREQGIQEIQQQIGEVNEIFKDLAVLVHDQGAMIDDIDSNIENSVAATAQAKTQLSKASKTQKSNSSLTCLLLVIFGVVLLIVIIVLAA